A region from the Pogoniulus pusillus isolate bPogPus1 chromosome 13, bPogPus1.pri, whole genome shotgun sequence genome encodes:
- the DEXI gene encoding dexamethasone-induced protein isoform X2, whose amino-acid sequence MPAAVSARLDSLESWAFHALLVLPYMFYVGLFFVNVLILYYAFLMEYIVLNVGIVFLPEDMDQALVDLGVLSDPGSVLYETDSELDAFDGYLE is encoded by the coding sequence ATGCCCGCCGCGGTCTCGGCACGTCTGGATTCGCTGGAGTCCTGGGCCTTCCATGcgctgctggtgctgccctATATGTTTTACGTGGGGTTGTTCTTTGTCAACGTGCTGATCCTGTACTATGCCTTCCTGATGGAGTACATCGTTCTCAATGTAGGCATCGTTTTCCTGCCCGAGGATATGGACCAGGCTCTGGTGGATCTGGGAGTGCTTTCTGACCCTGGTTCTGTGCTTTACGAGACGGACAGCGAACTGGATGCCTTTGATGGGTATTTGGAGTGA
- the DEXI gene encoding dexamethasone-induced protein isoform X1 — protein MAVAQGTPRPRDALAASRPLLRSIFLSKYAPFFWCRGELGGPGPTAACGHAEGSPGKFLKHVKWTMNTVMDQTMEGNYTLKCRDEKKDKRTRRTVIIRPCHL, from the exons ATGGCCGTAGCTCAGGGAACGCCGCGGCCTCGGGATGCCCTAGCTGCATCTCGGCCGCTTCTGCGCAGCATCTTCCTTTCCAAATAcgcccccttcttctggtgcagaGGCGAGTTAGGGGGCCCGGGACCCACTGCCGCCTGCGGACACGCAGAGGGCTCACCAGGAAA aTTCCTTAAACACGTGAAATGGACTATGAACACAGTAATGGATCAAACCATGGAAGGAAACTATACTCTGAAATGTAGAGATGAAAAGAAGGACAAGAGGACAAGAAGAACAGTTATCATCAGACCTTGTCATCTGTGA